The DNA window TTATAAACGAATGTATGAGAACTTCAGGAAGGAAGGCTTTTCTGAGAAATTAAATCGGAACCTATTACAGAAACAATGTTCCCGTCTCACAAAAAACAGTTTGATCTTAGTTGACCCGAGTGATATGATAAAACCGGAATCCAAGCAGATGGAAGGTTTGTCTCGAGTCAGAGACGGGAACACCGGTAAAAGGGATAACGACTTTGATCTATTAAATATGATCGCTTTTCACAAAGAAGATAAAGGTTATCAAATATCGCCACTCTGCAGCAAACTATACAGTAAAGAAATTGAGATCGATATAAAAGCAAAGATAACTTTTAATAGGATTAATGACATTACCGTATTTTCACATAATAAAAGGGTTATTGAAAAACCTGAATACAATTATGTGGATTGTTATAAGTTTCCTGTCTGCAATGAAAAAGAGCATACTGAAATTAGCGGATGTTTTTCCATCACTTCTACTTGATAAGAAGAAGGAATTAAACATACTTTAAGGCTTTGTTTATTGCAGGTTATTCAAATTATTAAAAAGATTTTCCGGGAACTAAAGACATACAGGAAATTGAAATTCAAAGATAAATATGATAACAGTGTACAGTGTAATGTCAGATTCTTGTGAAAAAAAGGGGGGATGTTATTATAAGAAAAAAACATCTTGACACATAATGCAATTGAGAATTATTTGCATTTTGAAATAAGAGAGGTCGTAATATGCTGAATCATGAAAGAATTTTCGAGAATTTCTTAAAAACAAAAAGTTTGAAACTTACCAAGCCAAGAAAAATAATTCTTGAGGAAGTATTTAAAAATCACGGACATTTTAATGTCGATATCCTTTTTGACCAAATCCGTAATAAACATGATAATGTTTCCCGTGCAACAATTTATCGCACCATGCCGCTTCTCGTTGGAAGCGGTCTTATCAAACAATCTCTGCGTTGTCAGGCTAAAGATCATTATGAACATATTCACGGTCATCCATCGCATCTTCATCTGATTTGTGTGAAATGCGGCAGGATAATCGAAGTTCCAAGTAAAGAAATTGAAACGATTTTACTCGATGTTGCCCAAGAAAAAGATTTTACTATCAAAGAATTTAATATTGGAGCAAAAGGCATTTGTAAAAGATGCCGGAAAAAATAGCAGGAAGATTTTTTTTACCTGGCAGTTGAGAATGAATATCAATATCAGTAGATTTTGTGCTGCAATGATAATTTATTTTAACAGATTGGAAATATAGATCAAAGAGGAAAACAAATGAAAAAACTTACAATTGCGCTTGCAGGTAATCCAAACTGCGGGAAAACAAGCCTGTTCAATGCATTAACTGGAGCAAAACAATATGTTGGGAATTGGCCCGGAGTCACTGTCGAAAGAATTTCAGGTAATTATAAATATCGAGAACATGCGATCGAGGTGATAGATTTACCGGGGATTTACTCTTTTTCAGCTTATTCTCTCGATGAAAAAGTTGCTCGGGAATTTATCTTAATGGATAAACCAGATCTGGTCGTGAACATCATCGATGCTTCCAATCTTGAGCGAAACCTTTACCTGACAACTCAACTTCTGGAAATGAAAATCCCGGTTCTGATCGCCATGAATATGGTGGATGTTGCTAAAAAGAAAAAAATCAAAATTGAAGTTGAACATCTGGCACTTCATCTCGGTTGTCCAATCATTCCGATCATTGCTAATAAGAAAGTCGGGATCGAGGAATTAAAGGACGAAATAATCAGGGCAGCGGAAAACCGCAACATTTCCAAAACTCAGGTTTTATATGATTCTGTAGTCGAAGATGCAATCAAAACGATCCAGGAAAAATCAGCTCCTTTTGCTTTAGAAAATAAGGTTGATCCAAGATGGCTAACTATCAAATTATTTGAATCCGATGAACTCGCTGAAAAGATCACGGAAAATTCTCTAAAAAAAGAAGTTGAACAGGAAATTTCTAAAATTGAGAAACACACACACATTAATGCCGATATCGTTATTGCTGATGGAAGATACGGTTTCATTCACGGTTTGACGCGAGATGTTGTTCATCGTGATTCTGAGATTCGTAAGAATATTTCCGATTTTATCGATAGATTCGTTCTCAATCGAGTTTTGAGTATTCCCATATTTTTTGCTGTCATGTATCTCATTTTCATGCTGACGATTAATGTCGGTTCTCCTTTTGTCGATTTTTTTGATAAATTTATAGGAACGATTTTCGTCGATGGATTCGGTCATCTGCTTACGAGCTTAAGCCTTCCAAAATGGTTGATAACGCTTCTTGCCGATGGAATCGGAGGAGGAATTCAAGCAGTTTCAACCTTTATT is part of the Candidatus Cloacimonadota bacterium genome and encodes:
- a CDS encoding transcriptional repressor translates to MLNHERIFENFLKTKSLKLTKPRKIILEEVFKNHGHFNVDILFDQIRNKHDNVSRATIYRTMPLLVGSGLIKQSLRCQAKDHYEHIHGHPSHLHLICVKCGRIIEVPSKEIETILLDVAQEKDFTIKEFNIGAKGICKRCRKK